One segment of Solanum stenotomum isolate F172 chromosome 1, ASM1918654v1, whole genome shotgun sequence DNA contains the following:
- the LOC125853195 gene encoding protein WHAT'S THIS FACTOR 1 homolog, chloroplastic, with the protein MLNLIGRRRCLSAELNSSNVLLFIDSSAIMQWHRSMTTSKRVQDRSKKKRVHDLEIVTEKHKILSKVLLIFEVLKQEPQQIISIRELDDYRRQLNLPKPHKLSAFLRKSPKLFELYKDDRGILWCGLTKEAEDLVQEEEAIIEQHSDKAAELVTRMLMMSVDKCLALDKIVHFRRDLGLPMDFRNHWVRRFPDHFRVVQPFKPYDESEYLELANWKSSWAMTELERKALGVMHAPDDHIPGPLSLSFPMKFPPDYKQVLSRYKGKIEDFQKREYLSPYADASELKAGTLEFNKRAVAVMHELLSFTVGKRLVTDYLTHFRKEFVMPQKLMRLLLKHFGIFYVSERGKRFHVFINSAYEGSELIEKHPLIVWREKVLSFVGYRKKKETMDTLTDLQEYEGDDMFESESEDENVQVENNKLTMGSLEGDFLENESEMEIDEVCSAYRE; encoded by the coding sequence ATGCTCAACCTTATTGGTAGACGTCGATGTTTATCTGCTGAACTAAATTCATCAAATGTGTTGTTGTTCATAGATTCTTCAGCAATCATGCAATGGCACCGATCAATGACCACTAGTAAAAGAGTCCAAGACAGAAGCAAGAAGAAGCGGGTGCATGACCTTGAAATAGTCACAGAGAAGCACAAAATACTCTCCAAAGTCCTATTAATATTTGAAGTCCTTAAGCAGGAGCCTCAACAAATCATATCGATTAGGGAACTTGATGATTATAGAAGACAACTAAACCTCCCAAAACCCCATAAACTCTCTGCCTTCCTACGGAAATCCCCCAAGCTTTTTGAGCTGTACAAGGATGATAGAGGGATCTTGTGGTGTGGTCTGACAAAGGAGGCTGAGGATTTAGTCCAGGAAGAGGAGGCTATTATTGAACAACACAGTGATAAAGCTGCAGAGCTTGTGACTAGGATGCTGATGATGTCTGTAGACAAGTGCCTTGCCTTAGATAAAATTGTTCATTTCAGAAGAGATTTGGGGTTGCCAATGGATTTTAGGAACCATTGGGTGCGGAGGTTTCCTGATCACTTTAGAGTTGTTCAGCCATTCAAGCCTTATGATGAAAGTGAGTACTTAGAGCTTGCAAATTGGAAATCAAGTTGGGCTATGACAGAGTTAGAAAGAAAGGCGTTGGGGGTTATGCATGCACCAGATGATCACATACCTGGTCCTCTTTCCTTGTCTTTCCCCATGAAATTTCCACCTGATTATAAACAAGTGTTGTCCAGATATAAGGGGAAAATAGAGGATTTTCAGAAGCGGGAATACTTGTCACCTTATGCAGATGCCAGTGAATTAAAGGCTGGAACACTGGAATTCAATAAGAGGGCAGTTGCGGTGATGCATGAGCTGCTGAGTTTTACAGTCGGAAAGAGGTTGGTGACAGATTACTTGACTCATTTTAGAAAGGAGTTTGTAATGCCTCAGAAACTGATGAGACTGCTGCTTAAACATTTTGGGATCTTTTATGTTTCAGAAAGAGGCAAAAGGTTTCATGTATTTATCAACAGTGCTTATGAAGGTTCTGAGTTGATCGAGAAACATCCTTTGATTGTTTGGAGGGAAAAAGTTCTAAGCTTTGTTGGTTACAGAAAGAAGAAGGAAACAATGGACACTCTTACAGATTTGCAGGAATATGAAGGTGATGATATGTTTGAGAGTGAGTCAGAAGATGAAAATGTTCAAGTGGAAAACAACAAGCTGACTATGGGTAGTTTAGAGGGAGATTTTCTGGAAAATGAATCCGAGATGGAGATAGATGAAGTTTGTAGTGCATACAGGGAATGA
- the LOC125853207 gene encoding cytochrome c oxidase subunit 5C-2 produces the protein MAGHRIAHATLKGPSVVKEIVIASVLGLACGSLWKMHHWNEQRKVRSFYDLLEKGEISIVAEE, from the coding sequence ATGGCTGGCCATCGGATTGCACATGCCACATTGAAAGGACCTAGTGTCGTCAAGGAAATAGTTATCGCAAGTGTACTTGGTTTGGCTTGTGGAAGCTTGTGGAAGATGCACCACTGGAATGAGCAAAGAAAAGTTAGGTCATTTTATGACTTGCTGGAGAAGGGTGAAATAAGTATAGTTGCGGAAGAATAG
- the LOC125853198 gene encoding uncharacterized protein LOC125853198, giving the protein MASFFCSTKFLLLLFFVSAIPIAFIIHLETSSPTTHVYHYHSTGWLRECSKWDDANRRFIVSFFEGGLGVIPVEADYSPGDVLQEIPVVKDADLTGNASLGFTIDRERNRVLVAVADVLGNRYSALAAYDLTSWNRVFLTKLSGPEDEKAFADDVVVDTEGNAYITDAKADKIWKVGANGELKYTIKNPIFTPKEWYNKLVGLNGIVYHPNGYLLVAHTFSGNLFKIEIAKGDEVKLVKIDNGSLKFGDGMELLSPTKLVVAGNPTRLVESSDDWESGTIVGKAKGAIHRLSTAATVKEGTVYLNHMIGLGYPRKKHVLVEAVFSA; this is encoded by the exons ATGGCTTCTTTCTTCTGTTCAACCAagttccttctactcctattttTTGTATCTGCAATTCCAATCGCCTTTATTATCCATCTAGAAACTTCTTCTCCGACGACTCACGTTTACCATTATCACAGTACCGGCTGGTTACGTGAGTGTTCTAAATGGGACGATGCAAACCGCCGGTTCATTGTCAGTTTTTTCGAAGGCGGTTTGGGTGTGATTCCGGTTGAGGCCGATTATTCTCCCGGCGACGTGCTACAGGAAATTCCGGTAGTGAAAGACGCTGATTTGACCGGTAATGCGTCGCTCGGTTTTACTATAGACCGGGAAAGGAACCGGGTTTTAGTCGCCGTCGCTGATGTGTTGGGGAATCGGTATAGCGCTTTGGCTGCCTATGATTTAACGTCGTGGAACCGGGTTTTTCTCACCAAACTTAGCGGTccag AGGATGAAAAAGCATTTGCGGATGATGTGGTAGTTGATACAGAGGGGAATGCATACATAACAGATGCCAAAGCAGACAAGATATGGAAGGTAGGCGCGAATGGTGAACTTAAATATacaatcaagaacccaataTTTACTCCTAAAGAGTGGTACAATAAACTGGTTGGGCTAAACGGAATAGTGTATCATCCAAACGGATACTTACTGGTGGCTCACACATTCTCTGGCAATTTGTTCAAGATTGAAATCGCCAAAGGTGATGAAGTTAAACTAGTAAAGATTGACAATGGATCGTTGAAATTTGGCGATGGCATGGAGTTACTGTCGCCAACCAAGCTTGTTGTGGCTGGAAATCCGACAAGACTAGTTGAGAGCTCTGATGATTGGGAAAGTGGCACTATTGTGGGGAAGGCTAAAGGGGCTATTCATCGTTTAAGTACAGCAGCAACTGTGAAGGAAGGGACTGTTTATCTTAATCATATGATTGGTTTGGGATATCCTAGGAAGAAACATGTTCTTGTTGAGGCTGTTTTTTCTGCTTAA